The region ACATGCATGGTGTCAAAGCCAACCTTCGAAGGCACTCCATATTCACAGGACCTTTCCTAGGGGGGATTTCTCACCTGGGTCCCTCTATGTATGTCTAACCCCAGGACCACTGGGTGCAGTGGGAGAGTCACACGTTCCCTACATTCATATGTCATGTGTTAATCACATATTCCAGTCACGATCGACCTCTATAAATACTCATTAACCCCTTGACTTTAAGAAAACCATTCCATCCATAGAGCTACTCTCTTTACCCTTCTACGTCACTCACCCGAAGGGTTTAGCACACATCTCACTCATATTGCTCACTTGTGCACCTCCTCTTAGTGCACTCGTAGATCTCATCTCTGCGACACACCCAAGCATACTGCATCCAACTACATGTTCGCTTTTCCATGACATctactaacttaggcatcagagggaaCGCACAAAAATAATCCTTGTGTGCCTTCTAACTGTCTTTTGTCTTGTAGATTGCCCAGAAAACTCATCCGCAGACTCTATAGGTACCCTCCGATGACCCATCCGAGACACCTTTGCCTCTCTAGTGCTCTCTCCTTCTACTCCCTTGGATAACGGGTTGAGGCCTTAGTCGTCGGACTCATCCAAGGactcctttcttttccttctggCCTGGCCCTGCCAATTGTTTGTTGAGCTTCCTTTACatgaaaatttaattgttgaagtttGGTAACAACAATTAGCTTGTGGAATGGCCCCATTGTTATCACAATTAGGGGTATTAGCAACTCAACAGAGCAAACTTTTAGAAAACTTAGATACGAACATGCATAGtggaataaaaattaatttttcaaatatcacgtttttcaaaatttgtgatttacaaaacaaagaacaaaCGGAAGAATAGTTGttgatgaaattttattttattctttagtCACCTGCCATTAAATACCCCACATATTGAATGCCAAGTCGATCCACCCGAAACCACTTTAATCCAATAGTGTCTCGAGAGAAgaagcataatttttttttaaatttttttgattgaatttgaattcaCACACTTTGATTCAAGATTTATGGTCCTATTTATAGGGAACCATATGGAAATCCTATGTGCCATTGGGTCAGGCTTAATGTGCTACCAAACAACTTGATTCaattatcaataattaaataattctaatgacaatataattatttaattattcttatttatctaataaataaatgcaccaaaattagtaatttcaaaattagtaatttatctttcttttctttacaaGTGATTTCTTATGAGTGAGACTTTCTAgtttcacaattaaattaacaaCGATAATaagcaattattaattctcgtaaattatgagtgacatctaacaatatgtcatgattacccaatttaatgtaaAGCATATAtagtgaaccttttactacgatACCATGCAATATAGTCTCTCTATCATCTTATATCCCGataagatatgagatcatggacAACAAgtaaaatctcttaatctcatCACACTGaacaaggaagaaaatgatGTGCTAGCTTTTACGAGTTTCTACTATCcaggttaggaactctatgggtAGGAACTTGTGTATTGCATAACGAACAATGGATAATCCGTTACTCATATTCTTAATGCTTAAAAATGGTATCCACACATTATTATACTAATTGatgcatatttaatttaaataaaaacttaaacttgatatttaaataatatttaaagaattatacGATCAAGTCagattgtgtcactagaattggtcttaaGAGCTCATATCCAACGAGAATCACTTCTAGTTCTACAATGAACTTTTCATGCAAACAACTTCTTTTGCAGCATCACATGCAGCAACATATTTAGCTTCCATGGTCTAATCCATCGTTATATCCCGTGTAGAACTCTTCCAACTAACTGCTTCACCATTGCAAACAAAATCAAACCCAGATGTAGACCTTCCATCATCAACGTCAGACTGAAAGTCTGAATTAGTGAACTTGTCAACACGGAGATCACTTCCTCCATATACTAAAACCATATCCTTAGTCCTTCATAAGTACTTCAAGATACATTCCATAGCAATCTAGTGGTCCTCACCTGGATCAAACTGATGTCTGCTAATAACACTTAATGCATTGGTAATGCCAAGCCTAGTACATGGCATAGTGTACATGAGACTCCGAACAACTAAAGCATAGGGAATCCTTTCCATGCACTCTCTCTCTTTAGGAGTCTTAGGAGACATCTCTTTAGAGAGATGAATTCCATGCCAAATAGGTTTTAAAtatttcttagaatttttcataCTAAACTTTTTTAGCATCTTCTCTATGTACTGACTTTGGGAGATACCTATCAATATTCTTACTCTATCTCTATAGTTGTATATACCAAAGATATAGGTTACCTCTCttaaatctttcatggagaatttaTTAGACAACCATACATTAATTGACATCAACATGCCATTATCATTCCCCATAAGgagaatatcatccacatacaagataaGGAATGTTCGCGCACTCCCACTAActttcttgtaaacacaaggttCATCCAAATTTCTAATTAAGCTAAACTCTTTAATCTCAGTATCAAAATGGATATTCCAAGATTGCGAAGCCTAATTAAGACCATAGATGAATTTCTTAAGTTTATGCACTTTACTAGGATCTAAGGATTTGAAGCCCTACGACGGTTCCATACATATATCTTCCTTAAGATAACCATTCAAGAATGCAATCTTGGTTTTGTACATATGCATCacaaatatatatgcacacacacatgtatacaAATAAAGGGGACCTTGACCTTTTGGAGTTAGGTTTGTTAAGATCCTACGTATAGTTGGATTGTATTGATTTTCTAATACGTGGGTCATTAGGCCAAGCAACATTTGGTAGTATGTtccaatcatcaaaatctaccaGACTTGAGGGCCGAAGATgcttttataaaaatgtaaattttgatgaaaaagtTAATTGTCAGGTCTATTAAAATCTAGATGTTAGATGACcctcatttataaatatgcgAATATCTATAGCAAGATGAATTTGATGACTAGTTGTAATCATTGAAATTAATGGTTAGTTATAACGGGTAgtgtgaaaattaattttcagatctcCATGAATTAGGTTCATAAATAGTTTCCATTTTTTGCTATATTAGTCATCATTATTGAGGGAATCTAAGGATGGATACCAATCATTAGACCCTAATTGGTGGATAGTGGCAGCCGACAGTGACACTGCCTTTTTAGCTTCACCAAAAAAGGGGTTGTTGACTACATAATATTGGGGTATTAGGTTTGGGTGAAATGCATTAtcttggaaaaataaattaggcCTTTGTCTTTTAAAATGAGATTAGCTTtaagtttctaaaattataaattaaaatctagtTTTTGAAATTATGGAATAACCCTTaagtttttttcaaaaaaaaaaaaaaaacaacatataaATTGAACCATAATCTTttgaaattgtaaaatttaCCAAAGTACTTGGATTTAGTTGGCAAAAAGCCTAACGCATGCATGGATGCGGGCTTCCTCACTAGCAGTCATGTGGATTTCTTTTGCACCATCGCCTTCTAGGTACCATCCTTCCCGCGCTAAGCTACTAGTAGTCATCCGCACACAACCACTCTCCGACGGGCCCCACGACCACTCATCCATGTCATCTGCACATGGAAGACCCTTCCACGCGCACATTTGCACTCAAAAGACTCTTTTGCCTGCATGCCTTAAGCCCATACCTACCTTAGGCGCTCCCGATACTGGCCACTTACTGCACACCTTCCACACGTGCTTCGATTAACACACTTATGTGCTTCCTCATGCCATGCTGTGTGCCTCTCCATGCCATGCGATGTGCCACAAGATCCTCATTTGCTAGCACCTCTGGACGACCCTTTCAAGCATCTACCTAAGCATCCGGTCAAGTTTCCAGTGATCTTTTGGGTCACTCAAAGACGCATAGGATCTCTCCATGGGGTTAGACATGCATGGCATTAAGGCCAACCTTTAAAAGGCTATCCATCTTCTCGGGACCTTTCCTAAGGGGGATCTCTCACCAGGTCCCTCCATGCATGTCTAACCCCAGGACCACTGGGCGTAACAGGAGAGTCACACTTTCCCTACATCCGTATGTCATGTGTTAACCATGTGTTCTAGTCACAGTCTACCTCTATAAATACTTGTTAACCCCTGGACTTCAAGAAAACCATTCCAACCATAGAGCTTATCTCTTTACCCTTCTACGTCACTCACCCGAAGggtttagccacacatctcaCTCATACTGCTCACTTGTGCACCTCATCTTAGTGCACTCGTAGATCTCATCTGTGCCACACATCCGAGCATCCTACATCCAATTCTATGTTCATTTTTTCATGACATCTACTAACTTTGGCATCAAAGGGCTCGCGCGAAAATAATCCTTGTGTGCCTTATAACTGTCTTCTGTCTTGTAGACCACCCAGGAAACTCATCTACAGACTCTACAAGCACCCTCTGAAGACCCATCCAAGGCACCGCTACCTCTCTAATGCTCACTCTCATGGGTTGAGGCCTTAGCCATCGGTCTTATCTGATAACTCCTTGCTTGGCCCTACTGATTGTTTGTTGAGCTTCCTTTACATGAAAATTCAATTGTTGAAGTTTGGTAACAACAATTAGCCTGTGGAATGGCCCCATTGTTGTCACAATTGGGGGTATTAACAACTAAATGAAGGGAACTATTAGAAAACTTAGATATGAACATGCACAgcagaataaaaattaatttttcaagtatcacgtttttcaaattatatgatttacaaaacaaagataaacgGAAGAATACTTGTtgaagaaattttattttagtctttAGTCACCCATCGTTAAATCCCCCACATATTGGAATCAAAGTGTGTGAATTTGAGAGAAgaagcataatttttttttgaaatttttttgatagaATCTGAATTCACACACTTTGATTCATGATTTATGGTCCTATTTATAAGGAACCATATGGAAACCCTAGGTGCGATTGGGCCAGGCTTAATGTACTAGTAAATAGCCTGAtccaattattaataattaaataattctaatcataatagaattatttaattattcttatttatctaataaataaatacaccaaaattagtgatttcaaaattacaaatttatccttcttctctttaaaagtGATTTCTTATGGGTGAGACTTTTTGGtatcacaattaaattgacaacgataataaacaattattaattctcataaattatGAGTGGCATCTAACAATATATCATGTTTACCCAATTTAATATAAAGCGGGTAtagtgaaccttttactacgatACCATGTAATATAGTCCCTCTATCATCTTATATCCCAATAACATATGAGATCATGAATAGTAGGTCAAGTCTCTTAATCTCATCATACTgaacaaggaagaagacaaCGTGCTAGCTTTTACGAGTTTCTActatccaagttaggaactctatggcgaGGAACTTGTTTATTGAATAACGAACAATGGATAATCTGTTACTCATATTCTTAATGTTTAAGAATAGTATCCACACCTTATTATACTAATTGAcgtatgtttaatttaaatcatattataatttcaataaaaacttaaacttgatatttaaataatatttaaagaattacaaaaataagttgcgttgtgtcactagaattgcTCTTAAGTGCTTATATCCAAAGGGAACCACTTTTAGTTCTGTAATGAACTTTTTCATACAAACAACTTCTTTTGCAGCATCACATACAACGACATATTCGACTTCCATGGCCAAATTCGTAGTTATATCTAGTTTGGAATTCTTTCAGCTAACTACTCCGCCAttgcaaacaaaaacaaacccaGATGTAGACCTTCCATCATCAATGTCAAACTGAAAGTCTGAATTAGTGAACTTGTCAACACGGAGATCACCTTCTCCAGATACTAAAACCATATCCTTAGTCCTTCGTAAGTACTTCAGGATACGTTCCATAGCAATCTAGTGGTCCTCACTTGGATCAAACTAATATATACTAATAGCACTTACTGCCTTAGTAATATCAAGCCTAGTACATAGCATAGTGTAAATGAGACTCCGAACAACCAAAGCATAGGGAATCCTTTCCATGCACTCTCTCTCTTTAGGAATCTTGCAAAGAACTCTTTACCAAGATcaacactacaacaaaaacatgCATTAACAaccaaaaattagcgacgacattagttttggtcgttaatgtagtactattaacgactaaatataaatttcatcgttataagataacttttaacgacAGGCAAAATAAGTCGTCGTTAATCAATCATTTTCCTGTCGttattgactaaaatttttaattctaactataaaataaaaaaaaaattattaaaatttaagtactacttataataattaatttattataattattataataatacaatatatcaaactaattaatttattataattattagatttataatataattatatttttaaataaatattaatttgatacaataatttaaattattttattaccatattttagattaataattcaaattattattttattagttagcataattataaattattttatttttatcaattaaataattgataatattatttgtataaattatttgatttttatttaacaaataaatatttaaaaaaaaatgtgggcgGGAATACTCCCGCCGTgtatatctctccctctctttttctctccctctccctttccccttcttccccaaatcatcaaatccctaactcccctctctctccctctctctctctcgctctctctctctgtgaagtACTCTCGCTATTGATTGATTCGCCGCGCCTCCTGTCGTAGCCGCTGTCGCTGCCTCCGCCTTTGCCTCCGCCTCTGGTTGCCACCGCTGCCAAATCCGCCTCTGCCTTCACTGCCTCaaagaaggtatatatatatatatatattgtgtgtgtatgtagtctgcgtgtatatatattctgtgtgtatatgtattatgtgtgtgtatatgtattatgtgtgtatatatgtattttgcgtgtgtatgtattatgtgtgtatatatgtattctgtGTGTATGTCTATGgattatgtgtgtatgtatatatatttatttgatacttTGAAACTTCAATTCGACTAATCATGTGGCGCTAAAGCTATATAATCTTGTATTATGTGTggatgtttatatatattacactgaTTGCATATGCTCGATCCTGCTTCTTTCCTTCCTAATTTGACTATTTAGAGCAAGcttttgatgttaaaaaaatagaggaatGTACTGTTATAAAACCAAAAGATTCACTTGCCTCTGATGTTAATTGTTACAACGTACTGTTATCaaaccaaaagaagaaaaaagcaaGCCACAGCATCTAATCTTTTCCAAAAACACTTTATAACAAAAACAGTAAGACAATTAATGTcaatattatttgtaaaatagtCACTTGCTTttcacttgaaaggatagcagtatgtcaatattatttttgtcttactattatttgtaaaatagcAGTATGTAAAAGATACACCTATGGTAGTATTGAGTGTTAATTGACCTAGATGTCCTTGCTTTTCATTTTAGTAAGACAAAAATAGTCACTTGAAaggataattttgaatgttgaaaAAAACATTTATCTGTAAAATGAGCAAGCGCCGTTACTCACCAATTAGGTTATATTAGGGAAGGTCAATTTATGACTTTTTATTATTGTTCAACTAGTGTATGAATTCCAGAATATCCTTAAACAATTAATGACAATATTAttaatctctttcttcttaaatttgagatttttaggaaaACACTCTTATTatccaaaacagaaaaaaagggatagaaaataaaaaaaaaaaatgttggttTATTTGTGGATATGGAGTCCTAGTTATCTTTTAGGGTTGTAAAATTGAtgctttaattaaaaaacatatttttaattttaattggtgTAAGTAATTACTTTATCAGTAGGCATTATTATGGGGGCGGGAGGGGTGTTACTATTAGTCCATTAGGAGACATGAAATCACCCAAATGATTTGTTTATTCTCCCAAGCCTAATCATGCTCCAATTTTAGAGCTCTCCACCTCCTCAACAAATTTACAGTGATTGACTTTTACATGCTCAAAAAGTTAAGTTACATTAtaattttcacacacacacccagaAGCTTTTAATTGATTCAACAAGCTTTGAATTGTTCAAGTAATAAGTTGGCCTAAACTTTTGTTTACTTGCTTTTAaagtttagttttctaaaaGTTCATACAAGTTTAAAGTCCAACTCTGATAATGAGAAGctaaattttgttatgaataGCCAACTTTATTTCTTAAGGCATATTAGctaaatgatattattgttatattgtttAGGTGAAGTACAAGATTTTGTCATTCTTTTATGAGATAATGGCACCTAGTAAGAAGTGGATGAATCTTGTCAATGATCGATTTAATGAAGCTTATCAAATAGGGGTACAAAAGTTTCTAGATTATGCTTTAAAGAAGTTGGGTGCCAAAAATAAGATTCGGTGCCCATGCACGAAATGTTGCAATACTGATCTTGGAACTCGTGATTCTATTGAGGCACATCTAATGATACATGGAATATCTGAAGGgtatacattttggtatcatcATGGTGAACTAAGCAACGAGCCTCAATCTGAGTCTgaggatgaagaaaatgagatcTTACAATATGATACTAGTGCTCCAGATGATAGTGATGATGAGATCCAACAATTCATAAATGATTTGTACCCTCAGTTTAAAGGATTAGACGAAAATAATGAAGATGTTGAATttccaaatacccaaaatttGACTAAAATGGAACCGAATAATGGAGCCAAACAGTTTTACAAGTTGATAGATGACCTTGAGCAACCAATATATCCTGGTTCACTAGTTTCAAGATTATCTGCAATTCTTAAATTGTTGCATATAAAGAGTCTTGGTCGTTGGAGTAATAAGTCATTCACTATGTTGTTGCAATTGTTAAAAGAGCTCTTACCTGAAGGGTCTTTCTTACCAGACTCATACTATAATGCGAAAAAGGTATTGCATGACATTGGTTTGTCTTATGAAAAGTATGACTCTTGTGTGAATGATTGCATGTTGTATTGGAAGACCGACAATGGATGTGACTGTTGCAAGGTATGTGGTGCTTCTCGATGGAAGAAAGATTATCGTAGTGGAGAATTTAAGATGAAAACAAATGGCAAGAAAATACCAATAAAAACTCTACGTTACTTTCCATTAAAGCCACGACTTCAGAGGTTGTTTATGTCTTCCAAGACAGCCTCTTCTATGAGATGGCATTTTGATAAAAGAGTAGATGATGGAGTGATAAGACACCCAGTTGATTCAATGGCGTGGAAGGATTTTGATAAAGTCCATCCAAATTTTGCCTCAGAACCTCGTAATGTTAGACTTGGTCTTGCTAGTGATGGCTTTCAACCTTTTTTTAATTCAAGAACACCGTATAGTATATGGCCAGTAGCGCTTATTCCGTATAATGTGGAGCCTTGGGTTTGCATGAAGCCATCTAATTTCCTTTTGTCAATGCTTATCCCAGGACCAGATGGACCAGGGGATGCAATTGATACTTACTTCCAACCTTTGATAGATGAATTAAAGGAGCTGTGGGAATTGGGTGTCGAAACCTTTGATGTGTCAACACGTCAAAATTTTACGATGCATGCAGCTTTGATGTGGATGATCAATGACTTCCCTGCTTATGGGATTTTATCTGGATGGAGTACAAAAGGAAAATTAGCATGTCTTTGTTGTAACAAGAATACTTTTTCGACAAGGCTTACTAACAGTGGGGAACAATGTTATATGGGTCATCGACATTATTTGCCTATGAATCACAAATGGAGAAATAATAGGGTTTCATTTGATGGTACAAGGGAAAGAGGGGTCGCTCCAAACTTACTTTCTGGTGTAGATGTTCTGAGGTAAGTGCAAGACCTTGAAGGGATTACTTTAACTAAATCTCGTCAATTGAAGACCAAGATAAATCATGAAAATAGGGGAGATAATTGGAACAAAAAGAGTATATTCTTCAAGCTTCCATATTGGAGTACACTTTTGCTACGACATAATTTGGATGTGATGCACATTGAGAAGAATATATGTGATAACATTCTTGGAACTATCATGAATGTTAAGGGAAAGACTAAGGACAATTTAAAGTCTTGGCTTGACTTAAAATCAATGGGCATATGACCAGAGCTACACCCAATTGTACAAGGGGACAAAGTTTTGTTACCACCTGCAAGTTATGTTTTGTCTCCAAAGGAAAAGGATGCATTccttatatttcttttaaaattaaggGTTCCTGATGGATTTTCATCCAACATATCTCAATGTGTTAACCTCAAAGACAACAAAATTATCGATTTGAAGagccatgattgtcatgttcttatTCAACATATACTTCTATTGCATTACGTGGCATCATTCCTAATGATGTATGCGAGGCACTCACTGAattgtctttgtttttcaa is a window of Diospyros lotus cultivar Yz01 chromosome 10, ASM1463336v1, whole genome shotgun sequence DNA encoding:
- the LOC127811090 gene encoding uncharacterized protein LOC127811090 — translated: MAPSKKWMNLVNDRFNEAYQIGVQKFLDYALKKLGAKNKIRCPCTKCCNTDLGTRDSIEAHLMIHGISEGYTFWYHHGELSNEPQSESEDEENEILQYDTSAPDDSDDEIQQFINDLYPQFKGLDENNEDVEFPNTQNLTKMEPNNGAKQFYKLIDDLEQPIYPGSLVSRLSAILKLLHIKSLGRWSNKSFTMLLQLLKELLPEGSFLPDSYYNAKKVLHDIGLSYEKYDSCVNDCMLYWKTDNGCDCCKVCGASRWKKDYRSGEFKMKTNGKKIPIKTLRYFPLKPRLQRLFMSSKTASSMRWHFDKRVDDGVIRHPVDSMAWKDFDKVHPNFASEPRNVRLGLASDGFQPFFNSRTPYSIWPVALIPYNVEPWVCMKPSNFLLSMLIPGPDGPGDAIDTYFQPLIDELKELWELGVETFDVSTRQNFTMHAALMWMINDFPAYGILSGWSTKGKLACLCCNKNTFSTRLTNSGEQCYMGHRHYLPMNHKWRNNRVSFDGTRERGVAPNLLSGVDVLSNMKETKDKEGSKTSKHVFIPPGTLLRGKVRGLSTSRPTCSSNRGSKVPIEKKNEKGASKSSQQFVFEATKGLVLGNPGNMLLHNLLFYFENSKIELEKEVDPDKYTYMDMLETCSKQLEIYTVGMHIMYGDEMRVTCDADVL